Proteins found in one Candidatus Binatia bacterium genomic segment:
- a CDS encoding IS3 family transposase, with protein FIEGWYNPRRRHSSLDYMSPAEYERRNWLAA; from the coding sequence CTTTATCGAAGGCTGGTACAACCCGCGCCGGCGGCACTCGTCACTGGACTACATGTCGCCGGCCGAGTACGAGAGGAGAAACTGGCTGGCTGCGTAG